The following coding sequences lie in one Delphinus delphis chromosome 9, mDelDel1.2, whole genome shotgun sequence genomic window:
- the STEAP2 gene encoding metalloreductase STEAP2, whose translation MESISMMGSPKSLSETFLPNGINGIKDARKVTVGVIGSGDFAKSLTIRLIRCGYHVVIGSRNPKFASEFFPHVVDVTHHEDALIKTNIIFVAIHREHYTSLWDLRHLLVGKILIDVSNNMRINQYPESNAEYLASLFPDSLIVKGFNVISAWALQLGPKDASRQVYICSNNIQARQQVIELARQLNFIPVDLGSLSSAREIENVPLRLFTLWRGPVVVAISLATFFFLYSFVRDVIYPYIRNQQSDFYKIPIEIVNKTLPIVAITLLSLVYLAGLLAAAYQLYYGTKYRRFPPWLETWLQCRKQLGLLSFFFASVHVAYSLCLPMRRSERYLFLNMAYQQVHANIENSWNEEEVWRVEMYISFGIMSLGLLSLLAVTSIPSVSNALNWREFSFIQSTLGYVALLISTFHVLIYGWKRAFEEEYYRFYTPPNFVLALVLPSIVILGKIILLLPCISRKLKRIKKGWEKSQFLEEGIGGAVPHLSPERVTVM comes from the exons ATGGAATCGATCTCTATGATGGGAAGCCCCAAGAGCCTTAGCGAAACGTTTTTGCCTAATGGCATAAATGGTATCAAAGATGCAAGGAAGGTCACTGTAGGTGTAATTGGAAGTGGGGATTTTGCTAAATCCCTGACCATTCGACTTATTAGATGTGGCTATCATGTGGTCATAGGAAGCAGAAATCCTAAGTTTGCTTCTGAATTTTTTCCTCATGTAGTAGATGTTACTCACCATGAAGATGctctaataaaaacaaatataatatttgttgctatacatagagaacatTACACCTCCCTGTGGGACCTGAGACATCTGCTTGTGGGTAAAATCCTGATTGATGTGAGCAATAACATGAGGATAAACCAATACCCAGAATCCAATGCAGAATATTTGGCTTCATTATTCCCGGACTCCTTGATTGTGAAAGGATTTAATGTTATCTCAGCTTGGGCACTTCAGTTAGGACCAAAGGATGCCAGCCGACAa GTTTATATATGCAGCAACAATATTCAAGCGCGACAACAGGTTATTGAACTTGCCCGTCAGTTGAATTTCATTCCCGTTGACTTGGGATCATTATCATCAGCCAGGGAGATTGAAAATGTACCCCTGCGACTATTTACTCTCTGGAGAGGGCCAGTGGTGGTAGCCATAAGCCTGGCcacgtttttctttctttattcttttgtcagAGATGTGATTTATCCATATATTAGAAACCAGCAGAGTGACTTTTACAAGATTCCTATTGAAATTGTGAATAAAACCTTGCCCATAGTTGCCATCACTTTGCTGTCCCTGGTGTACCTGGCAGGTCTCCTGGCAGCTGCCTATCAGCTTTATTATGGCACCAAGTATAGGAGATTTCCACCTTGGTTGGAGACCTGGTTACAGTGTAGAAAACAGCTAGGATTACTAAGCTTTTTCTTCGCTTCAGTCCATGTTGCCTACAGCCTCTGCTTACCAATGAGAAGGTCAGAAAGATACTTGTTTCTCAACATGGCTTATCAGCAG GTTCATGCAAATATTGAAAACTCTTGGAACGAGGAAGAAGTTTGGAGAGTTGAAATGTATATTTCCTTTGGTATAATGAGCCTTGGCTTACTTTCCCTCCTGGCGGTCACCTCCATCCCTTCAGTGAGCAATGCTTTAAACTGGAGGGAATTCAGTTTCATTCAG TCTACACTTGGCTATGTTGCTCTGCTCATAAGTACTTTCCATGTTTTAATTTATGGATGGAAACGAGCTTTTGAAGAAGAGTACTACAGATTTTATACACCACCAAACTTTGTTCTTGCTCTTGTTTTGCCCTCCATTGTAATTCTGGGTAAGATCATTTTACTCCTTCCATGTATAAGCCGAAAgctaaagagaattaaaaaaggcTGGGAAAAGAGCCAATTTCTAGAAGAAGGTATTGGAGGAGCAGTTCCTCATCTCTCACCAGAGAGGGTTACAGTAATGTGA